One window of the Fusobacterium varium genome contains the following:
- the rpsE gene encoding 30S ribosomal protein S5, whose amino-acid sequence MSKLANREEKQYQEKLLKISRVSKTTKGGRTISFSVLAAIGDGEGKVGLGLGKANGVPDAIKKAISSAKKNMVDVSLKGKTIPHEIVGKWGATSLWMAPAYEGTGVIAGSAAREILELVGVHDILTKIKGSRNKHNVARATVEALKLLRTAEQIAALRGKEVKDILS is encoded by the coding sequence TTGTCTAAGTTAGCAAATAGAGAAGAAAAACAATATCAAGAAAAATTATTGAAGATATCAAGAGTTTCTAAGACAACTAAAGGAGGAAGAACAATATCTTTCTCAGTTTTAGCTGCTATTGGAGACGGAGAAGGAAAAGTTGGATTAGGATTAGGGAAAGCAAATGGTGTTCCTGATGCTATAAAAAAAGCTATTTCTTCTGCTAAAAAGAACATGGTAGATGTTTCTTTAAAAGGAAAAACTATTCCTCACGAAATCGTTGGGAAATGGGGAGCAACATCTCTATGGATGGCACCAGCTTATGAAGGAACTGGAGTAATTGCTGGATCTGCAGCAAGAGAAATATTAGAACTTGTAGGAGTTCACGATATTCTTACTAAAATCAAAGGTTCAAGAAATAAGCACAATGTAGCAAGAGCTACTGTTGAAGCGTTAAAATTACTTAGAACAGCTGAACAAATAGCTGCACTAAGAGGAAAAGAAGTTAAAGATATCTTAAGCTAG
- the rpmD gene encoding 50S ribosomal protein L30 translates to MVKLRIELVKSIIGRKPNHIATVKSLGLKKMNDVVEHVETPELKGKLAQVSYLLKVEEVQA, encoded by the coding sequence ATGGTAAAGCTTAGAATAGAGCTTGTAAAAAGCATAATCGGAAGAAAGCCTAACCACATAGCAACTGTAAAGTCGCTAGGGCTTAAGAAGATGAATGATGTAGTGGAGCATGTTGAAACTCCTGAATTAAAAGGAAAACTTGCTCAAGTTTCTTACTTACTTAAAGTAGAGGAGGTGCAAGCATAA
- the rplO gene encoding 50S ribosomal protein L15: MKLNELMPSVPRKARKRVGRGESSGLGKTSGKGSNGQNSRAGGGVKTYFEGGQMPIYRRVPKRGFSNAIFKKDYALISLDLLNKFEDGAVVTPELLFETGLVRELKDGIKVLGNGTLDKKVTVKAHKVSASAKAAIEAKGGSVEIIEVKTFADVAKNNK, encoded by the coding sequence ATGAAATTAAATGAATTAATGCCTTCTGTACCTAGAAAAGCAAGAAAAAGAGTTGGAAGAGGAGAATCTTCAGGATTAGGAAAAACATCTGGAAAAGGAAGTAACGGACAAAACTCAAGAGCAGGTGGAGGAGTTAAAACTTACTTCGAAGGTGGACAAATGCCTATCTATAGAAGAGTTCCAAAAAGAGGTTTCTCTAACGCTATATTCAAAAAAGACTATGCTTTAATAAGCTTAGATTTATTAAATAAATTTGAAGATGGAGCAGTAGTTACTCCAGAACTTTTATTCGAAACTGGATTAGTAAGAGAATTAAAAGATGGAATCAAAGTTTTAGGAAATGGAACTTTAGATAAAAAAGTAACTGTAAAAGCTCACAAAGTTTCTGCATCTGCTAAAGCAGCTATCGAAGCTAAAGGTGGATCTGTAGAAATTATAGAAGTTAAAACTTTTGCTGATGTTGCTAAAAACAATAAGTAA